A window of Blastomonas sp. SL216 contains these coding sequences:
- a CDS encoding acyl-CoA dehydrogenase family protein has translation MDFEYSEKVKALLARLEAFMDEHVYPNERAYYDFVHDHHNLWQEWPGMAALKEKARAQGLWNLFLPHEYGAFSPGLTNLEYAPLAEMMGRVPWASQAFNCSAPDTGNMEVLAKFGSPEQQERWLKPLLDGAIRSAYVMTEPQVASSDATNLQLSITPDGDDYVINGRKWWISNAMHPQCALFIVMGKTDFDAPRHAQHSQIIVPRDTPGVAVVRNQTVFGSMNSPGGECELRFDNVRVPRENLILGEGRGFEIAQGRLGPGRIHHCMRSIGQAQRALELMARRVDSRVAFGRKLADQSSIRQDVARSFCEIEMARLLTLKAADAMDRYGNKVAKDLIAAIKVVAPQMAQTVADRAIQAHGGMGVSEDTPIAYFFTLNRYIRIADGPDEVHMGQLGKQKIAEYVSANRH, from the coding sequence CCCAATGAGCGCGCCTATTACGACTTTGTCCACGATCACCACAATCTGTGGCAGGAATGGCCGGGCATGGCCGCGCTCAAGGAAAAGGCGCGCGCGCAGGGTCTGTGGAACCTGTTCCTTCCGCACGAATATGGTGCATTCTCGCCGGGGCTGACCAATCTGGAATATGCCCCGCTCGCCGAGATGATGGGGCGGGTGCCCTGGGCGAGCCAGGCGTTCAACTGTTCCGCGCCCGATACCGGCAACATGGAAGTGCTGGCCAAGTTCGGCTCGCCCGAGCAACAGGAGCGTTGGCTCAAGCCGCTGCTCGATGGCGCAATCCGCTCTGCCTATGTGATGACCGAACCGCAGGTCGCCTCGTCCGACGCCACCAATTTGCAGCTGTCGATCACCCCCGATGGCGACGATTATGTGATCAACGGGCGCAAATGGTGGATATCGAACGCGATGCACCCGCAATGCGCGCTGTTCATCGTGATGGGCAAGACCGATTTCGATGCGCCGCGCCACGCGCAGCATTCGCAGATCATCGTGCCGCGCGATACGCCCGGTGTCGCCGTGGTGCGCAACCAGACCGTGTTCGGATCGATGAACTCACCCGGCGGCGAGTGCGAACTGCGCTTCGACAATGTCCGCGTGCCGCGCGAGAACCTGATCCTGGGCGAAGGGCGCGGTTTCGAGATCGCACAGGGACGGCTCGGGCCGGGCCGCATCCACCATTGCATGCGTTCGATCGGCCAGGCGCAGCGCGCGCTCGAGCTGATGGCCCGCCGTGTCGACAGCCGCGTGGCCTTTGGCCGCAAGCTGGCCGACCAGAGCAGCATCCGCCAGGATGTGGCGCGCAGCTTTTGCGAGATCGAAATGGCCCGGTTGCTCACCTTGAAGGCGGCCGACGCGATGGACCGCTATGGCAACAAGGTGGCCAAGGATCTGATCGCCGCGATCAAGGTCGTCGCCCCGCAGATGGCGCAGACCGTCGCCGATCGCGCCATCCAGGCGCATGGCGGCATGGGCGTGAGCGAGGATACGCCGATCGCCTATTTCTTCACGCTCAACCGCTATATCCGCATCGCCGACGGCCCGGACGAGGTGCATATGGGGCAGCTGGGCAAGCAGAAGATTGCCGAATATGTTTCCGCCAACCGCCATTGA
- a CDS encoding alcohol dehydrogenase family protein has translation MKALRYFGAHDIRYESMDDPVPQSDRDAIVQVQACSICGSDLHIYHGHGFSEDTGFCVGHEAVGEVVEIGRGVTRLKVGDKVMIPAAVGCGSCRPCRAGVVNLCENGMASCYGLSAQLQGSQAEAVRVPAADANAVAIPEGISAEQALMMTDALATAWFGARNADIVPGSSVAVVGLGPIGLMAVDSAFVMGAHVVYAIDPVPERRARAEEAGAVALHPDEALETIRAATRGRKLDCAIEVVGRDATVDLALRLVRPRGTVSVIGVQQSRRFPFPLERAFGAGLTFRIGTCSVPEELPTLFPLVQSGRLKPERYISHRLPLSQGEQAYALFDQRDAGTLKMVLTPD, from the coding sequence ATGAAAGCCCTTCGTTATTTTGGCGCGCATGACATTCGCTACGAAAGCATGGACGACCCCGTGCCGCAATCGGACCGCGATGCCATCGTCCAGGTCCAGGCCTGCTCGATCTGCGGCAGCGACCTGCATATCTATCACGGCCATGGCTTTTCCGAAGATACCGGCTTTTGCGTCGGGCATGAAGCGGTCGGCGAAGTCGTGGAGATCGGTCGCGGAGTCACGCGGCTGAAAGTCGGCGACAAGGTGATGATCCCCGCTGCGGTCGGGTGCGGCAGCTGCCGTCCGTGCCGTGCCGGTGTCGTCAATCTCTGCGAGAATGGCATGGCGTCGTGCTACGGGCTCTCCGCGCAGCTGCAGGGCTCGCAGGCCGAGGCGGTGCGGGTTCCGGCGGCCGATGCCAATGCGGTCGCCATTCCTGAAGGGATCAGCGCAGAACAGGCATTGATGATGACCGATGCGCTCGCCACCGCCTGGTTCGGCGCGCGCAATGCCGATATCGTGCCGGGCAGCAGCGTCGCCGTGGTCGGGCTGGGGCCGATCGGCCTGATGGCGGTGGACAGCGCATTCGTGATGGGCGCGCATGTCGTCTATGCGATCGACCCGGTGCCCGAACGGCGCGCGCGCGCAGAAGAGGCTGGCGCGGTCGCGCTGCACCCCGATGAAGCGCTGGAGACGATCCGCGCAGCAACGCGGGGGCGCAAGCTCGATTGCGCGATCGAGGTGGTGGGGCGCGACGCGACCGTGGACCTGGCCCTGCGGCTGGTCCGCCCGCGCGGCACGGTTTCGGTGATCGGCGTGCAGCAGTCGCGGCGCTTCCCCTTCCCGCTGGAGCGCGCCTTTGGTGCCGGGCTGACCTTCCGCATCGGCACCTGTTCGGTTCCCGAAGAGCTGCCGACGCTGTTTCCGCTGGTGCAATCGGGTCGGCTCAAGCCCGAACGCTATATCTCGCACCGGCTGCCGCTGAGCCAGGGTGAGCAGGCTTATGCCCTTTTCGACCAGCGCGATGCCGGCACCCTGAAAATGGTGCTTACGCCGGACTGA
- a CDS encoding LysR family transcriptional regulator, translated as MPDREPLIDRKFATRVDWNLLRTFVDIVRAGGIGAAARKLNRQQPSISAALKRLEEHVGTSLLIRTATGVEMTPAGKAMMALCEDMLESARMMPHQIAQATKRVEGFVRIQIVSGLISPEFDEAIASFHRRNPDIHIEIRVSPWRQVLDALEQGEVEIGVSYDSSVRGGLKYEPLLVERQQLYCSRASPHFGHRFSRLNELREDHFVLTGDDEIELITNLRRRNGLGTKVSGLAEDINEAQRLISLGVGIGFLPVLAAEKDVARGRLWPMLYADIEPAYDIYLLARSDPARDTATQLFWDEVFRRVRAMRET; from the coding sequence ATGCCCGACCGGGAACCGTTGATTGATCGCAAGTTCGCCACCAGGGTGGACTGGAACCTGCTGCGCACCTTTGTCGATATCGTGCGCGCGGGCGGAATCGGCGCGGCGGCGCGCAAGCTCAACCGCCAGCAGCCCAGCATCAGCGCGGCCTTGAAGCGGCTGGAAGAGCATGTCGGCACGTCGCTGCTGATCCGCACCGCCACCGGGGTCGAGATGACCCCTGCGGGCAAGGCGATGATGGCCTTGTGCGAGGACATGCTCGAGTCGGCGCGAATGATGCCGCACCAGATCGCGCAGGCGACCAAGAGGGTCGAAGGCTTTGTGCGGATCCAGATCGTCTCCGGGCTGATCTCGCCCGAGTTCGACGAGGCGATCGCCAGCTTCCATCGGCGCAATCCGGATATCCATATCGAAATCCGCGTCTCGCCATGGCGCCAGGTTCTCGATGCGCTGGAACAGGGCGAGGTCGAGATCGGCGTCAGCTATGACAGCAGCGTGCGCGGGGGATTGAAATACGAACCGCTGCTGGTCGAGCGCCAGCAGCTCTATTGCTCGCGCGCCAGCCCCCATTTCGGCCATCGCTTCAGCCGCCTCAACGAGCTTCGCGAGGACCATTTCGTCCTGACAGGCGATGACGAGATCGAGCTGATCACGAACCTGCGGCGGCGCAACGGGCTGGGCACCAAGGTCAGCGGGCTGGCCGAGGACATCAACGAGGCGCAGCGGCTGATCAGTCTCGGCGTCGGTATCGGCTTTCTCCCCGTATTGGCGGCGGAGAAGGATGTCGCCAGGGGCAGGCTCTGGCCCATGCTCTATGCGGACATCGAGCCGGCCTATGACATCTATCTGCTCGCCCGCAGCGATCCGGCGCGCGACACTGCGACCCAGCTGTTCTGGGACGAGGTTTTCCGCCGCGTCAGGGCCATGCGCGAGACATAG
- a CDS encoding sterol desaturase family protein, whose protein sequence is MTDSFKAKIFNHVPPAMVALVVMFWAFAPKSVTGLPWMLIVTSSAITITVLLLELVHERHQGWRMNWQEFRTDLFYVVLSSTLIAWLSKTLAEDPLLVLKDWLGISTTWMAQVPWLVQVIMVIVILEFGQYWMHRLMHNSTPFWLTHAPHHHITQLNAAKGYVGNPIELFLISLSVLAFFDFDLTALFAGLNVLNVISTFAHANVKADPPIWYSFFFTTIRHHSLHHSTDYEATRCNYGNSLILLDRIFGTYKEGEGVLVGQDDRKRLTIWEQTIFPFQPLIDRWKARRTDNGGSSAPA, encoded by the coding sequence ATGACGGATTCCTTCAAGGCCAAGATCTTCAACCACGTGCCACCTGCCATGGTCGCACTGGTCGTGATGTTCTGGGCTTTTGCCCCCAAATCGGTGACGGGATTGCCGTGGATGCTGATCGTCACCTCTTCGGCGATCACCATCACCGTGCTGCTGCTCGAACTGGTGCACGAACGCCACCAGGGCTGGCGGATGAACTGGCAGGAGTTTCGCACCGACCTGTTCTATGTCGTCCTCAGCTCGACGCTGATCGCCTGGCTGAGCAAGACGCTCGCCGAGGATCCGCTGCTTGTGCTCAAGGACTGGCTGGGCATCAGCACCACGTGGATGGCGCAGGTGCCGTGGCTGGTGCAGGTCATCATGGTCATCGTTATCCTGGAATTCGGCCAGTACTGGATGCACCGGCTGATGCACAATTCGACGCCCTTCTGGCTGACCCACGCGCCGCATCATCACATCACCCAGCTTAACGCCGCCAAGGGCTATGTCGGCAATCCGATCGAGCTGTTCCTCATCAGCCTGAGCGTCCTGGCGTTCTTCGATTTCGATCTGACCGCGCTGTTCGCGGGGCTCAATGTGCTCAACGTCATCTCCACCTTCGCGCATGCCAATGTGAAGGCCGATCCGCCGATCTGGTATTCGTTCTTCTTCACCACCATCCGCCACCACAGCCTGCACCACTCGACCGATTATGAGGCGACCCGTTGCAATTACGGCAATTCGCTGATCCTGCTCGATCGCATCTTCGGCACCTACAAGGAAGGCGAAGGCGTGCTGGTGGGGCAGGACGACCGCAAGCGTCTGACCATCTGGGAGCAGACGATCTTTCCCTTCCAGCCGCTGATCGATCGCTGGAAGGCGCGGCGGACCGACAATGGCGGGAGCAGCGCCCCGGCATGA
- a CDS encoding sulfotransferase: MIGTRVHRIDAARQALADGDMYATHQFAASLIADNPRDAEGHFLLGIAESSTGRIAQGIACLERAVALDPQGEYRAQLAKLYSMVRRDGDAATVLAEAESALPKDALSRDTMGCVYARLGNHQAALDHFREAVRLHPDNSEYRYNLAVTLNFLGRVDQADVALEALIAMVPGHARAHHLLASLRKQSATTNHVARLGQTYAQARDGRDRLLLGYALAKELEDVGEPERALDILCEANGEHRRALDYDFSRDAANFDAIEAAWARMQTGPQTNVPAEAPIFIIGMPRTGTTLVDRILSSHPDVESAGELQAMPLAVKRASGTRSRNVLDPETMAAAAGADMGAIGRDFIDRARHHRRDTGLRFTDKFPGNFQYVGVIARALPQARIICLRRHPMDTVLSNFRNLFAVSSRYYDYSYDLLDIAAYYARFDRLMRFWADALPGRVLEVQYEDLIADQQGQTRRLLDHAGLDWSDDCLAFHTNAAPVSTPSAAQVRRPIYADSVARWKRHADVLGPVARFFEQHGISAT, from the coding sequence ATGATCGGCACGCGTGTCCACCGAATCGATGCGGCGCGCCAGGCTCTCGCCGACGGGGACATGTACGCCACGCACCAGTTCGCCGCATCGCTGATTGCCGACAATCCGCGCGACGCCGAGGGGCATTTCCTGCTCGGCATCGCCGAATCGAGCACGGGGCGTATCGCGCAGGGCATCGCCTGTCTGGAGCGCGCGGTGGCGCTGGACCCGCAAGGCGAATATCGCGCGCAACTGGCCAAGCTCTATTCGATGGTACGGCGCGATGGCGATGCGGCAACGGTGCTGGCAGAGGCTGAAAGCGCGCTGCCCAAGGATGCGCTGAGCCGCGACACCATGGGCTGCGTCTATGCCCGGCTCGGCAACCACCAGGCCGCGCTGGACCATTTCCGCGAGGCGGTGCGGCTCCACCCGGACAATAGCGAGTATCGCTACAATCTTGCGGTCACGCTCAACTTTCTCGGCCGGGTGGACCAGGCGGACGTGGCGCTCGAGGCGCTGATCGCCATGGTCCCCGGCCATGCCCGCGCGCATCATCTGCTCGCCAGCCTGCGCAAGCAGAGCGCGACGACCAACCATGTGGCGCGGCTCGGCCAGACCTATGCCCAGGCGCGCGATGGTCGCGACCGGCTGCTGCTGGGCTATGCGCTCGCCAAGGAACTGGAGGATGTCGGCGAGCCCGAGCGCGCGCTCGACATATTGTGCGAGGCCAATGGCGAGCATCGCCGCGCGCTCGATTATGACTTTTCGCGCGACGCCGCCAATTTCGACGCGATCGAGGCGGCATGGGCGCGGATGCAGACTGGGCCGCAGACCAATGTGCCGGCCGAGGCACCGATCTTCATCATCGGGATGCCGCGCACCGGCACGACGCTGGTCGACCGCATCCTGTCGTCGCATCCGGATGTCGAGAGCGCAGGCGAGCTGCAGGCGATGCCGCTCGCGGTGAAGCGCGCCTCGGGCACGCGCAGTCGCAATGTGCTCGATCCCGAAACCATGGCGGCCGCAGCGGGCGCTGATATGGGCGCCATCGGCCGCGACTTTATCGACCGCGCGCGTCACCACCGCCGCGACACGGGCCTGCGCTTCACCGACAAGTTTCCCGGCAATTTCCAGTATGTCGGCGTCATCGCCCGCGCGCTGCCCCAGGCGCGGATCATCTGCCTGCGCCGTCACCCGATGGACACGGTGCTCAGCAACTTCCGCAACCTGTTCGCGGTCAGCTCGCGCTATTATGATTACAGCTACGACCTGCTCGACATCGCGGCCTATTATGCGCGGTTCGACCGACTTATGCGCTTCTGGGCGGACGCCCTGCCAGGTCGTGTGCTCGAAGTGCAGTATGAGGATCTGATCGCCGACCAGCAGGGCCAGACGCGCCGCCTGCTTGATCATGCCGGGCTGGACTGGTCGGACGACTGCCTGGCGTTCCACACCAATGCAGCCCCGGTTTCCACCCCCAGCGCCGCGCAGGTGCGCCGCCCGATCTATGCCGATTCGGTCGCACGCTGGAAGCGCCATGCCGATGTGCTGGGCCCGGTCGCGCGCTTCTTCGAACAGCACGGCATTTCCGCCACATGA
- a CDS encoding UrcA family protein, giving the protein MKTRLVALATVAFALSATGAAASETPATDNPFAKDKAILNLQDLDLSTADGQQRLAIRVDQAARAVCGERLSGVHLALEAKTQECRTSVAADVRAQIEQRIARANGASATRLASLR; this is encoded by the coding sequence ATGAAGACCCGGCTTGTGGCGCTTGCCACCGTCGCGTTCGCGCTGTCCGCCACTGGCGCAGCGGCGAGCGAAACCCCCGCCACCGACAATCCCTTCGCCAAGGACAAGGCGATCCTGAACCTTCAGGATCTCGACTTGTCGACCGCCGATGGCCAGCAGCGCCTTGCCATTCGCGTCGATCAGGCCGCCCGCGCAGTGTGCGGCGAGCGCCTGTCGGGGGTGCACCTGGCCCTGGAAGCCAAGACCCAGGAATGCCGCACGTCGGTCGCTGCCGATGTTCGCGCACAGATCGAACAGCGCATCGCTCGCGCGAACGGCGCGTCGGCCACGCGTCTCGCGTCGCTCCGCTGA
- a CDS encoding YncE family protein produces MAAGLSAFAVTPAMAEQVIDVPGFADFLAVEGDSVWATNDGRVERWSRSGKQAAVAMGRPCGAMAIHAGSLWVADCKENAVVRIDTAKAEKVATIATGIANPKGELNVVAGAGSIWVASDNKGVVSRIDPATNSVVATITVTPGTHYLAFGFDAVWAVSSDGKTIQRIDPATNTVTSTTTLGTSPGFLTAGEGAVWVQEQGDGTVARIDPATGAVTGRVKVGKVLAYGDIDTGAGMVWLRTTEEQTFVAIDPKALTVVARLGKAEGSGALRYAGDGLWTSAHDVHTLTWWPQPILSPAPNLASAK; encoded by the coding sequence ATGGCCGCTGGTCTCTCCGCCTTTGCGGTCACCCCGGCCATGGCCGAGCAGGTGATCGATGTGCCCGGTTTCGCCGATTTCCTGGCGGTGGAGGGCGACAGCGTCTGGGCCACCAATGACGGTCGGGTCGAACGCTGGTCACGCAGCGGCAAGCAGGCTGCCGTCGCCATGGGCCGGCCATGCGGCGCGATGGCAATCCATGCCGGCAGCCTGTGGGTGGCCGATTGCAAGGAAAACGCGGTCGTCCGCATTGATACTGCCAAGGCCGAGAAGGTCGCGACCATCGCCACCGGGATCGCCAATCCCAAGGGCGAGCTGAACGTGGTTGCGGGCGCGGGATCGATCTGGGTGGCGAGCGACAACAAGGGCGTCGTCTCGCGGATCGATCCGGCAACCAACAGCGTGGTGGCAACGATCACGGTGACGCCGGGCACCCACTATCTGGCCTTTGGCTTTGATGCCGTCTGGGCGGTGAGCAGCGATGGCAAGACCATCCAGCGCATCGACCCTGCGACCAATACGGTGACCAGCACGACAACGCTCGGCACGTCGCCCGGCTTTCTGACGGCGGGTGAGGGCGCGGTCTGGGTACAGGAGCAGGGCGATGGCACCGTGGCGCGGATCGATCCGGCCACGGGTGCGGTGACCGGCCGGGTCAAGGTCGGCAAGGTGCTGGCTTATGGCGATATCGATACCGGGGCGGGCATGGTGTGGCTGCGCACGACCGAGGAGCAGACCTTTGTCGCGATCGACCCCAAGGCGCTGACCGTTGTCGCGCGGCTGGGCAAGGCGGAGGGCAGCGGTGCGCTGCGTTATGCGGGCGATGGGCTTTGGACCTCGGCGCATGACGTGCACACGCTGACCTGGTGGCCTCAGCCCATTCTCTCTCCAGCGCCGAACCTGGCATCCGCAAAATGA
- the atzF gene encoding allophanate hydrolase — MSAPFRLSATNIAQAVMRGETSAVEQAQAALERIAAYDAVQPQIWISRASPDALLDAARAIDARVAAGEHLPLAGVPFAVKDNIDVAGFETTAACPAFAYAPEGSATVVERMLAAGALCVGKTNLDQFATGLNGTRSPYGAPRNAHNLAYVSGGSSSGSASAVAAGLVAFALGTDTAGSGRVPAAFQHLFGFKPSKGRWSTQGLVPACRSIDCISVFTDDTADARLIDTIVAGYDAADAWSKPLADAPRSHRTIGVPRRDQRLFFGDTEAEYLYDKALEVLAGLGTVVEIDYAPLQEAAQLLYGGPWVAERTAALADLLATKPDAIDPTVREIVSAGLETRAVHLFKGIYRLAELKRHADALWDSIDVMAFPTTGTTYRVAEMLAAPIALNSALGFYTNFVNLLDMAALAVPAGARGNATGFGITLIGPADTDRALLDMADAYRAAASLPPPPPLDLEGKMQTVKLAVVGAHLKDMPLHWQLTSREAKFVGAFETAPEYRLYAIANSVPPKPALVHSGEGASIAVEVYELGVAEFGSFTVEVPPPLAIGTVTLSDGSSVKGFVAEPRALTGAEDITHLGGWRAYIAQLT, encoded by the coding sequence ATGAGCGCGCCGTTCCGCCTCAGCGCCACGAACATCGCGCAGGCCGTCATGCGCGGCGAGACCAGCGCGGTGGAACAGGCGCAAGCCGCGCTCGAACGCATCGCGGCTTATGATGCGGTCCAGCCGCAGATCTGGATCAGCCGCGCATCGCCGGACGCGCTGCTCGATGCGGCGCGCGCCATTGATGCGCGGGTTGCGGCGGGCGAGCATCTGCCGCTCGCCGGCGTGCCCTTTGCGGTGAAGGACAATATCGACGTTGCCGGGTTCGAGACGACTGCGGCTTGCCCCGCTTTCGCCTATGCGCCGGAGGGCTCCGCCACGGTTGTCGAGCGGATGCTGGCAGCAGGCGCGCTGTGCGTCGGCAAGACCAATCTCGACCAGTTCGCCACCGGGCTCAATGGTACGCGCAGCCCTTATGGCGCGCCGCGCAACGCGCATAACCTGGCCTATGTCAGCGGCGGATCGAGCTCGGGCTCAGCCAGCGCGGTGGCCGCGGGGCTGGTGGCGTTCGCGCTCGGCACCGACACCGCCGGTTCGGGCCGCGTGCCCGCAGCCTTCCAGCACCTGTTCGGGTTCAAGCCCAGCAAGGGGCGCTGGAGCACGCAAGGGCTGGTGCCTGCCTGCCGATCGATCGACTGCATCAGCGTGTTCACCGACGATACCGCGGATGCACGGCTGATCGATACCATCGTCGCGGGTTATGACGCGGCGGATGCCTGGTCCAAGCCGCTCGCCGATGCACCGCGCAGCCACCGCACCATCGGCGTGCCGCGCCGTGACCAGCGCCTGTTCTTCGGCGATACAGAAGCGGAATATCTCTACGACAAGGCGCTGGAGGTGCTGGCGGGCCTGGGGACGGTGGTCGAGATCGACTATGCCCCGCTGCAGGAGGCTGCGCAGCTGCTTTATGGTGGCCCTTGGGTCGCCGAGCGGACCGCTGCGCTGGCCGATCTGCTCGCCACCAAACCCGATGCCATCGACCCCACGGTGCGCGAGATCGTGTCGGCAGGGCTGGAGACCCGGGCGGTCCATCTGTTCAAGGGCATCTACCGGCTGGCCGAACTGAAGCGCCATGCCGATGCGCTTTGGGACAGCATCGACGTGATGGCCTTCCCCACCACCGGGACCACCTATCGCGTGGCCGAAATGCTGGCCGCGCCGATAGCCCTCAACAGCGCGCTCGGCTTCTACACCAATTTCGTCAACCTGCTCGACATGGCGGCGCTCGCCGTGCCCGCAGGCGCGCGCGGCAACGCCACCGGGTTCGGCATCACGCTGATCGGCCCTGCCGATACCGACCGCGCGCTGCTCGACATGGCCGATGCCTATCGCGCCGCAGCGTCGCTTCCACCGCCACCACCGCTCGATCTGGAGGGCAAAATGCAGACCGTGAAACTCGCCGTCGTTGGCGCGCACTTGAAGGACATGCCGCTGCACTGGCAGCTCACCTCGCGCGAGGCAAAATTCGTCGGCGCGTTCGAGACCGCGCCCGAATACCGGCTCTATGCGATCGCCAATTCGGTGCCGCCCAAGCCGGCACTGGTCCATAGCGGCGAGGGGGCATCGATCGCGGTCGAGGTATATGAGCTCGGCGTCGCCGAGTTCGGCAGCTTCACCGTCGAGGTGCCGCCGCCGCTGGCTATCGGCACGGTGACCTTGTCCGATGGCTCCAGCGTCAAGGGTTTCGTCGCCGAGCCGCGTGCGCTGACTGGTGCTGAGGACATCACCCATCTGGGCGGCTGGCGCGCCTATATCGCGCAGCTCACCTGA